The following proteins come from a genomic window of Cronobacter muytjensii ATCC 51329:
- the barA gene encoding two-component sensor histidine kinase BarA, producing MTNYSLRARMMILILAPTFIIGLLLSVFFVVHRYHDLQRQLEDAGASIIEPLAVASEYGMSLQNKESVRQLVSVLHRRHSEIVRAISVYDRHNKLFVTSNYQLKPSELQLANGAAMPTALSVTRRDDILILRTPVVSERYSPDESEVSEAKLNANTLGYVALELDLKSVRLQQYQEIAISLLMMLICMVCAVLFAWRLMRDVTAPIRNMVNTVDRIRRGQLDSRVEGFMLGELDMLKNGINSMAMSLAAYHEEMQHNIDQATSDLRETLEQMEIQNVELDLAKKRAQEAARIKSEFLANMSHELRTPLNGVIGFTRLTLKTDLTPTQRDHLNTIERSANNLLSIINDVLDFSKLEAGKLLLESIPFPLRNTLDEVVTLLAHSAHDKGLELTISVRHDVPDNVIGDPLRLQQVITNLVGNAIKFTDHGNIDIVVEKRAISNNKVQIEVQIRDTGIGIPERDQSRLFQAFRQADASISRRHGGTGLGLVITQKLVNEMGGDISFHSQPHRGSTFWFHISLDLNPNALADRHATDMLAGMRIAYVEKNEAAAKSTRDLLANTPLTVIYSPELATLPQAHYDILLYAAPVTDREPLTMRHDQLARAATLTDCLILALPCHAQINAEMLKKEGASACLLKPVTGTRLLPLLLEHCRLIHARELPEGNQGKLAMTVMAVDDNPANLKLIGALLEDVVQYVVLCDSGHQAVERATLQPFDIILMDIQMPDMDGIHACELIRKLPQQQHTPIIAVTAHAMSGQKEKLLSAGMNDYLAKPIEEEKLRALLLRYQPGYAVPLVASTPASAPPTVDLNATLDWSLALRQAANKPDLARDMLQMLLAFLPEVRNRVEEQLVGENPEGLTELIHKLHGSCGYSGVPRLKNLCQLIEHQLRSGVAASELEPELLELLDEMDNVTREAHRIIGQ from the coding sequence ATGACCAACTACAGCCTGCGGGCGCGGATGATGATTCTCATCCTGGCGCCCACCTTTATCATCGGCCTGCTGCTCAGCGTTTTCTTCGTTGTGCACCGCTATCATGATTTGCAGCGCCAGCTGGAAGACGCCGGCGCGAGCATTATTGAGCCGCTGGCGGTCGCCAGCGAATATGGCATGAGCCTGCAAAATAAGGAGTCGGTACGCCAGTTGGTCAGCGTACTGCATCGTCGGCATTCGGAAATTGTACGCGCCATTTCAGTTTACGATCGCCACAATAAACTGTTTGTAACGTCTAATTATCAGCTTAAGCCTTCCGAACTGCAGCTTGCGAACGGCGCGGCCATGCCCACCGCCCTTAGCGTAACGCGCCGGGACGATATTTTGATTCTGCGCACGCCGGTGGTCTCCGAGCGCTACTCGCCTGATGAATCTGAAGTTTCTGAAGCCAAGCTCAACGCCAACACGCTGGGCTATGTGGCGCTGGAGCTGGATCTGAAATCAGTGCGGCTTCAGCAGTATCAGGAGATCGCTATCTCGCTATTAATGATGCTGATTTGTATGGTCTGCGCGGTGCTATTCGCCTGGCGTCTGATGCGCGACGTCACCGCGCCTATCCGCAATATGGTCAATACCGTCGACCGCATCCGCCGCGGCCAGCTCGACAGCCGGGTCGAAGGCTTTATGCTGGGCGAGCTGGATATGCTGAAAAACGGCATCAATTCGATGGCGATGTCGCTTGCCGCTTACCACGAAGAGATGCAGCACAATATCGATCAGGCGACGTCAGATTTGCGTGAAACCCTGGAACAGATGGAGATCCAGAACGTTGAACTGGATCTGGCGAAAAAGCGCGCGCAGGAGGCGGCGCGTATTAAGTCTGAATTCCTTGCCAATATGTCCCATGAGCTGCGCACGCCGCTAAACGGCGTGATAGGTTTTACCCGCCTGACGCTGAAAACCGACCTGACGCCGACTCAGCGCGATCACCTCAACACGATTGAGCGCTCGGCGAATAACCTGCTCAGCATCATTAACGACGTGCTTGATTTCTCGAAGCTGGAGGCCGGAAAACTGCTGCTGGAAAGCATTCCGTTCCCACTGCGCAACACGCTGGATGAAGTGGTGACGCTGCTGGCGCACTCTGCGCACGACAAAGGCCTGGAGCTGACCATCAGCGTGCGCCATGACGTGCCGGATAACGTGATTGGCGACCCGCTGCGTCTTCAGCAGGTCATCACCAATCTGGTGGGCAACGCGATTAAATTTACCGACCACGGCAATATCGACATCGTGGTGGAGAAACGCGCCATCAGTAACAACAAAGTGCAGATTGAAGTACAAATCCGCGATACCGGCATCGGTATTCCGGAGCGCGATCAGTCGCGCCTCTTCCAGGCGTTTCGCCAGGCCGACGCCAGCATTTCGCGCCGCCACGGCGGCACCGGGCTTGGGCTGGTTATTACCCAGAAACTGGTTAACGAAATGGGCGGCGATATCTCGTTCCACAGCCAGCCGCATCGCGGCTCGACGTTCTGGTTCCACATTAGCCTTGATCTGAACCCTAACGCGCTGGCGGATCGCCACGCCACCGATATGCTGGCGGGCATGCGTATTGCGTATGTCGAGAAGAACGAAGCCGCGGCGAAAAGCACGCGGGATCTGCTCGCCAATACGCCGCTGACGGTGATCTACAGCCCGGAGCTGGCGACGCTGCCGCAGGCGCATTACGACATCCTGCTCTATGCCGCCCCGGTGACGGATCGTGAACCGTTGACGATGCGCCATGACCAGCTGGCGCGCGCGGCCACGCTTACGGATTGTCTGATTCTGGCACTGCCATGCCACGCTCAAATTAACGCCGAGATGCTGAAAAAAGAGGGGGCCAGCGCCTGCCTGCTGAAACCAGTGACCGGCACCCGACTGTTGCCGCTGCTGCTGGAGCATTGCCGTCTTATCCACGCCCGGGAGTTGCCTGAGGGTAATCAGGGCAAACTGGCGATGACGGTCATGGCGGTGGATGACAACCCGGCCAACCTCAAACTTATCGGCGCATTGCTGGAGGATGTCGTTCAGTATGTGGTGCTGTGTGACAGCGGGCATCAGGCGGTAGAGCGCGCCACGCTTCAGCCATTCGATATTATTTTGATGGATATTCAAATGCCGGACATGGATGGCATCCATGCGTGCGAGCTGATCCGCAAACTGCCGCAGCAGCAGCACACACCGATTATCGCAGTTACGGCCCATGCGATGTCAGGGCAGAAAGAAAAACTGTTGAGCGCGGGCATGAATGATTATCTGGCGAAGCCTATCGAAGAAGAGAAGCTGCGCGCCTTGCTGCTGCGCTACCAGCCGGGCTACGCGGTGCCGCTGGTCGCCAGCACGCCTGCGAGCGCGCCGCCGACGGTTGACCTGAACGCGACGCTCGACTGGAGCCTGGCGCTGCGTCAGGCGGCGAACAAGCCCGATCTGGCGCGCGACATGCTGCAGATGCTACTGGCGTTTTTGCCGGAAGTGCGCAACCGCGTGGAAGAACAGCTGGTGGGCGAAAATCCGGAAGGCCTGACCGAGCTGATTCATAAATTGCATGGCAGTTGCGGCTACAGCGGCGTTCCGCGCCTGAAAAACCTCTGCCAGTTGATTGAGCATCAGTTGCGCAGCGGCGTCGCGGCGAGCGAGCTGGAGCCGGAACTGCTGGAATTACTGGATGAGATGGATAACGTAACGCGTGAAGCGCATCGCATTATCGGTCAATAA
- the rlmD gene encoding 23S rRNA (uracil(1939)-C(5))-methyltransferase RlmD, translated as MAQFYSAKRRVTTREMITVTADGLDAFGQGVARHHGKALFIPGLLPGERADVVLTEEKKQFSRGEVKKRLTQSPERVAPLCPHFGVCGGCQQQHASVDLQQRSKNQALARMMKREVDEVISGPAWGYRRRARLSLNFPPRKPGLQMGFRKAGSNDLVDVHRCPILVPRLEALLPALRACLGSLDAARHLGHVELVDAASGPLMVLRHMKPLSADDREKLECFSHSEGVALYLAPESDTLEQLNGDMPWYESDGLRLTFSPRDFIQVNDAVNQQMVARALAWLDVQPGDRVLDLFCGMGNFTLPLARRAESVVGVEGVAALVEKGDYNAELNALKNVNFFQHNLEEDVTTQPWALQGFDKVLLDPARAGAAGVMQHIVKLKPRRVVYVSCNPSTLARDSEALLAAGYRTGRLAMLDMFPHTGHLESMALFERD; from the coding sequence ATGGCGCAATTCTACTCTGCAAAGCGACGCGTGACGACGCGTGAAATGATAACCGTGACGGCCGACGGCCTGGACGCCTTCGGGCAGGGGGTGGCGCGCCACCACGGCAAAGCGCTGTTTATTCCCGGTTTGCTGCCAGGCGAACGCGCAGACGTCGTACTTACCGAGGAGAAAAAACAGTTCTCGCGCGGCGAAGTAAAAAAGCGCCTCACGCAAAGCCCGGAGCGCGTAGCACCGCTGTGCCCGCATTTTGGCGTATGCGGCGGTTGCCAGCAACAGCATGCGAGCGTTGACCTCCAGCAGCGCAGTAAAAACCAGGCGCTGGCGCGCATGATGAAGCGCGAGGTTGATGAAGTCATCAGCGGGCCGGCATGGGGATATCGCCGCCGGGCGCGCCTGAGCTTGAATTTCCCGCCGCGCAAACCAGGCTTACAGATGGGGTTTCGTAAGGCTGGTTCGAATGACCTGGTGGATGTGCACCGCTGCCCTATACTTGTGCCCCGTCTCGAGGCGTTGCTGCCCGCCCTTCGCGCGTGTCTTGGCAGCCTCGACGCCGCGCGCCATCTCGGCCATGTTGAGCTGGTCGACGCCGCCAGCGGTCCGCTGATGGTGCTGCGGCATATGAAGCCGCTCAGCGCGGACGATCGCGAAAAACTGGAATGCTTTTCGCATTCCGAAGGCGTGGCGCTGTACCTTGCGCCTGAGAGCGATACCCTTGAACAGCTAAACGGTGACATGCCCTGGTATGAATCGGACGGCCTGCGGCTGACCTTCAGCCCGCGTGATTTTATTCAGGTGAATGACGCCGTAAATCAGCAGATGGTGGCCCGTGCGCTGGCGTGGCTGGATGTTCAGCCCGGCGATCGCGTCCTGGATCTCTTCTGCGGCATGGGCAACTTTACATTGCCGCTGGCGCGCCGCGCGGAGAGCGTGGTGGGCGTCGAAGGGGTTGCGGCGCTGGTTGAGAAAGGTGACTATAATGCCGAACTTAACGCATTGAAAAACGTCAATTTCTTCCAGCATAACCTGGAAGAAGACGTCACGACGCAGCCATGGGCGCTGCAGGGCTTCGACAAAGTGTTGCTCGATCCGGCGCGTGCGGGCGCTGCGGGTGTTATGCAGCATATTGTGAAATTAAAACCGCGTCGGGTGGTCTATGTCTCCTGTAACCCTTCTACGCTTGCGCGTGACAGTGAGGCGCTGCTCGCGGCGGGCTATCGCACCGGAAGGCTGGCGATGCTCGATATGTTCCCGCACACAGGCCATCTGGAATCAATGGCGCTGTTTGAAAGAGATTAA